The following DNA comes from Bryobacteraceae bacterium.
TCCAAACCGCGAACCCGTCGCGGTCCCAGTAGAGTATCTTCAACCGGTCCTTGCGCCGGTTGGCGAACACATAGAGATGTCCGCCGAAGGCATCCTGTCCGAGGTGGTCGCGCACCAGTGCGTGGAGCCCGTCGAAGCTCTTGCGCATGTCGCACGGCGCCAGGCACAGGTACACGCGCACGCTGGCGGGAAGGTGAATCACCGCGCCTCGCCCAATACCGCCAGGATCATCCGCAACGTATCGGCATCCGCTCCGGCGGGCACATGCAGCCGATCGCCGCTCACCAGCGTCAGCTCCACCCCGCCTCGTTCCGGCCCGGCGATCACTGTCTGCCGATCCACCGGCACGAACTGGACTGGCCGTTCCGGCTTCGTCTTCCGGCCCTGCTCCTCCAGCCTTCTCCGCCACTGATAGAAGCTGTGTTCGCCCACTTTGCGCGAGCGGCAGTACCCGCGCACCGTCTCTCCGCTTGCCTCTTGATCCCCTATCACCCGTGCCCAATACTCCCGCCGCTGTTCCGTGATCTTGCGCATCCTGCCAGTATCGGCTTCAGCGTCCAGCAAGCGATACTGGTGTTCACCGGATGCCTACCATTTTCCCGCCCAAATGCTCGAAAACGAAGGCGTTGGCCGACCCTGTAGCACTCTCGGCTTTCCCGCTCCGCCTTGGTTTCTCATTAGTAGTCCCAAATTGCATCCAGCTCCATGCACCAGCAGCCTCTTGAGGATGTTGCCGTGTCCCCGGAGATGCGTTCGCCTCATCCCACCCGTCTCGTACATATGCGCGAATGGACGTTCCAACTTCTCTCCCCGCTGCTCCAGCAGCTTCTTGCCACGCTTCCCTTTCACCCGGCGCCGGTTGCCATACACCGCCGTCTTCTCTTCCGCCTTGCCTTCCCAGTTCCGTTTCCCCCGGTCCGCTTCCGCAATGTAACTCCGCGCTTCGGCTTTTCCCAGATCCACCAACACTGCGTTGCTGTGATACCCCTTGTCGGTCACCACTTCCTCAGGACCTTCCGGATTGACCAGTTCCGCCGCTGCCGTGTTCACTTCCGCCGCCACCCCGGCGGTGTTCTCGCCCGCCTCGGCCAGAGTCTGCCGGATCGTCTTGGTATCCCCTTGATCGGCTCCTTGGAGCGTGATCGCTACGATTGCCCCTGTCTCCATATCCACAGCATGCTCGGCCTTGTGTGCCATGTGCGTGCTGCCGTCCTTCATCTTCGTCACTCGCGCATCCGGGTCGTTCGGGTTTACCCAGTCCTGGTTCGACGTTCGCTTTTTCCGCTTGCGGTCCATTCGCGCCAACTCTGCCTTGGTCGGCGTCTCGATCCCCGATTTCTTCGCCAACCGCGTCAGGAACTCCTGGTAGGTCCGTGTCCCGCCTCACGATCGTCCGCATCGCCGCGTTTGCTTCCAGCGTCGTGGCGTCGATTCCCACCGTCGTCCCCTTCACCAGTCCCGCTTCGGCCAACCGCTTCACCACCCATCCGAACACTTCCTGGTGCGCCTCCAGCGAGATCAGCCTCCTCGTTCTCGAGATCGTCGAATGCTCCGGTGTCGCTTCGCTCAGGTTGTAGCCCAGAAAGTCCCGCAAACCCAACGAATCGCTCATCCTCCAAGCGATTCCCCGTTCCGAATCGATGACTTCGAAGTATCCGATCACTAGGGGCGCTGCCGAGCGTCGCCGCGTCGTCTCCACTCCCCGATGACAACATAGTGGTCATAGGTGATTCGGCCGACTTCGCCGCTCCCCGGTTCGACCGAGCTGGGGCTACGCCCGCCGTCGGTTGGACTCAGCGAACGGAAGCGTCCGCGGATCCTGACGGGCAGTTCCCAGCCCCAGATCTCTCTGAACCGTTCTCGAATGGTCAGTGCTTGCAGACGGGACGCCTCCTGTTTAGGTGGCTTTGGCAATGGCACCGAGCCCTTTGCTGCCGACAACGCTACGTACCGATTTGCCTGCCGATCCCCTGGCGAACTGCATGCCGATTCATTGGCAACGATCCCGGCAGACTCGGGGCCGATGATGAGTAAGGCTTGAACTCGAACCGTCGCTCCATGGAACCGCTCGGGATGCCCCATAAGGTCGCACGCAGTTACGTCGGTGTCCTGCTGTTGAGCGCGACAGGCACCGATGAGAATCATCGCCAGGGCGAAGTTTCGTCCGCAAGTACAAAGCATATGTCGAATCGCTCCGTATTACAAGGGTTCCTTCTTGAGTCCCAAAACCCGGGCTACGCACTGGTTGTAAATTAGTGTAATGTTGTATAGTTGGTTCCCGTTTCTGTCTAGAGGATCGCCGTCGTTCTGCCTGATCCGGCTTCCTCCAAAATAGGTGCAGCCACCCGCCATGTTGTAGATGTAACCGAGTTCGTGCAGAAGCGTCATCGCTTGAATGGCGTACGGCGCAGCGACACCGAGGTAGTCTCCGAGACCAAAGAAGTCCTCTTGGTTGCGGAAAGAACTCGAATCCAGCGTCAAAATGGTCCTTCCAGCGACCACTTCCACTTGTGCGTATCCATTCGCTAACGAGCCCCATTTCGCTTCGATATCAGTGTTGGGGTCCCCTCGCCATCCATTGCCGAGCACGCCGAACAGCACCTGAGTCAGTGGATCTAAGTATCCGTAGACTCCGCCAGCATGAGGTTGGCCGAAGATATCTTGGCACTCAGTCCTCTGCTGAGTTGTACCATCGGCAAGTGGCGCTTCCACAGTGTCGCCGTGTCCCAAGAAGTACGTTGTCCAGGCGAGGGCTGGATCAAGTTGCTTGTACGCCCCAGCCTCGTAATTGTCACCGGGGCCCCATATGAGGGGAGCAGGAGCGCCGGTTGTCTCCCATAGGTAGCCCGGTGGACAGATATCGTCAAGGTTGTCAGCGTTGTCCGAGTAGAAGACGCATCCGGCTAGGCCAGTTGGATCGTTTCCGTTCGTCGGGTCCCCCCCTGTGTACGCATACCAATTCCCTCCATCCCCAGCCGGGTCCGGAGTCAAAAACCGCCCCGACACCGACCCGTAATACCGCTGGTCCGCATAATCCAGCCCCGTAGCA
Coding sequences within:
- the tnpB gene encoding IS66 family insertion sequence element accessory protein TnpB (TnpB, as the term is used for proteins encoded by IS66 family insertion elements, is considered an accessory protein, since TnpC, encoded by a neighboring gene, is a DDE family transposase.), with amino-acid sequence MIHLPASVRVYLCLAPCDMRKSFDGLHALVRDHLGQDAFGGHLYVFANRRKDRLKILYWDRDGFAVW